The following are encoded together in the Silurus meridionalis isolate SWU-2019-XX chromosome 2, ASM1480568v1, whole genome shotgun sequence genome:
- the si:ch211-223a10.1 gene encoding LOW QUALITY PROTEIN: palmitoyltransferase AKR1 (The sequence of the model RefSeq protein was modified relative to this genomic sequence to represent the inferred CDS: inserted 1 base in 1 codon): MPLVTGGSGVFEAVQRGDDEQVALLIDQDPNLLQLRGWGGFTALHFAALHGNRPIAELLLNRGADPNIPCNVGQTPFHFACRHGNVNIMHTMLQHGADLRIVDQQGRTSLHHAVSGGSIVAMQYLWETSMFXFSDADHFLITPLHMAASTGNADVVRYLLRENRCSADAVDHQGATALHVAAEKGAIEVCWSLLRSTELHILHIKNHSGLTPLDLCSRGTTFRHQQLTKMLVRFINKPKNQKPRESYVMYNWTFLLPSISGAVVLLIAAILGDKGGVFCVLFFPLLAKVTLSQYHRMSDYQRLPNPVYLGTLTAGIIHTVICFYYRILPNIWPAYALLNVSVLHFSMVLWLFWKLLTQDPGQLHAADADPRFSSIADLVESNQSLTRFCINCELFQVANCKHCHLCDLCVMDYDHHCLFLNRCVGQNNHRVFLLFILTMILAQVFFIITAGYYLYWRSEVEESWSSVATKEAWVLLLLLINALAVLWETWLFSEQCKSISTGTTTYFRQGRQKKTSFSKRVATVLLFLVEGKNFRSQNQNAVDI, translated from the exons ATGCCGCTGGTGACTGGAGGAAGCGGTGTGTTTGAGGCGGTACAGCGGGGAGACGATGAACAGGTAGCGCTGCTGATTGACCAGGACCCAAACCTCCTGCAGCTTAGAG GTTGGGGTGGATTTACTGCTCTCCATTTTGCGGCCCTTCACGGGAATCGGCCAATAGCTGAACTCCTCCTGAACAGAGGTGCAGACCCCAACATACCCTGTAATGTCGGGCAAACCCCCTTCCACTTTGCCTGCCG ACATGGTAACGTAAACATCATGCACACAATGTTGCAGCATGGGGCAGACCTGCGCATTGTTGATCAGCAGGGGAGAACATCACTGCATCATGCAGTCAGTGGAGGAAGCAT TGTTGCCATGCAGTACCTCTGGGAGACAAGCATGT GATTCTCAGATGCTGACCACTTCTTAATCACTCCACTACACATGGCGGCGTCCACCGGGAATGCAGATGTGGTCCGGTATCTGCTACGAGAAAAC CGATGTTCAGCAGATGCAGTTGACCACCAGGGGGCGACAGCACTGCACGTGGCTGCTGAGAAAGGCGCTATCGAAGTGTGCTGGTCACTTCTGCGCAGCACAGAGCTGCAcattttacacataaaaaacCACTCCGGCCTCACACCTTTAGACCTCTGCAGTCGCGGAACGACCTTTAG ACATCAGCAGCTCACCAAAATGTTAGTGAGATTTATCAATAAACCAAAGAATCAGAAGCCCAGAGAATCCTATG TGATGTACAACTGGACATTTCTTTTGCCGAGTATCAGCGGGGCAGTGGTGCTGCTCATAGCGGCGATTTTGGGAGACAAAGGAGGCGTGTTTTGTGTGCTGTTCTTTCCCCTGCTGGCAAAAGTCACCTTGTCTCAGTACCACAGAATGAGTGACTATCAGAG GTTACCCAATCCTGTCTATCTTGGAACTTTGACTGCAGGAATAATACATACTGTAATCTGCTTTTACTATAGAATTCTGCCTA ATATTTGGCCAGCTTATGCACTCTTAAATGTTTCAGTTCTTCATTTTTCTATGGTTCTCTGGCTCTTCTGGAAGCTCCTAACACAGGATCCCGGCCAGCTGCATGCAGCTGATGCAGATCCTCGATTCTCCAGCATAGCAGACTTGGTGGAGTCTAATCAGAGTCTTACACGGTTCTGTATTAACTGTGAG CTGTTCCAAGTGGCCAACTGCAAACACTGTCATCTGTGTGACCTTTGTGTGATGGATTACGATCACCACTGCCTCTTCCTAAATCGCTGCGTGGGCCAGAACAACCACCGTGTCTTCTTACTCTTCATCCTGACCATGATATTGGCACAGGTCTTCTTCATTATCACTGCTGGGTATTATCTTTACTGGAGGTCAGAGGTGGAGGAGAGCTGGAGCTCAGTAGCAACGAAAGAAGCTTGGGTGCTCTTGCTTCTTTTAATCAATGCACTCGCTGTCCTGTGGGAGACCTGGCTTTTCTCTGAGCAGTGTAAATCCATCTCCACTGGAACCACCACGTACTTCAGGCAAGGTCGGCAAAAGAAGACTTCTTTTAGCAAGCGTGTGGCCACAGTACTTTTGTTTCTGGTTGAAGGGAAGAATTTTAGGAGCCAAAATCAAAATGCTGTTGACATTTAG